The following is a genomic window from Amycolatopsis sp. BJA-103.
GAGGTGGCTTGCGTGGTCTTCGCCCTCCCTCTGCTCTTCAACCGCGAAAGCACGGATCGGTGAAGGAATTCGCGGAGGACCGGCTGATGCGGGCTTTGCACGAGGAGCACGCCGCGGCGCTCTGGTCCTACGCACTGCACCTGACCAGCGGAGACCGGGTCCGCGCCGAGGACGTCGTCCAGGAGACGCTGCTGCGGGCCTGGCGCAACGCCAAGGTGCTCGACCAGTCCGAGGGGTCGGCGCGGGGCTGGCTGTTCACCGTCGCGAGACGGATCGCCATCGACGACTGGCGCGCCGCCGAGGCGCATCCGGAGGTGAT
Proteins encoded in this region:
- a CDS encoding sigma-70 family RNA polymerase sigma factor; the encoded protein is MKEFAEDRLMRALHEEHAAALWSYALHLTSGDRVRAEDVVQETLLRAWRNAKVLDQSEGSARGWLFTVARRIAIDDWRAAEAHPEVMTGEPPETSVTDGTERAVQGWLVAEALGELSPRHRDVLVLCYFQGYSVADAAKRLGVAEGTIKSRTHYALRALRLVLEERGVTQ